The region ATCGCTTCTGCATGTGTTGTAGTGATTACGCCTGTAAGTCAGCTCAACACAATCTTTTGGCGCTTTTTGCTCTTTGTGTTGGACATAGTTATGTCCACGATAAAGAAGAGTTGTCATCATCCA is a window of Prochlorococcus marinus str. MIT 0917 DNA encoding:
- a CDS encoding DUF4278 domain-containing protein, with protein sequence MMTTLLYRGHNYVQHKEQKAPKDCVELTYRRNHYNTCRSDAKSELNTQMAYRGHRYQH